A genomic region of Fusarium oxysporum Fo47 chromosome VI, complete sequence contains the following coding sequences:
- a CDS encoding Cenp-O kinetochore centromere component-domain-containing protein, producing the protein MSSESTSPTNSELLDQEIIALKEQAAALRKSLKIETSTILAAPSTQAFLVLSKNSLSSRNIPSRTKLLSEADKQKAYNQQCLYRIGSSVTAFKVQDPDPNAVDGGHVLGLRFEVMSKSQFLLPYYVMLNRPYFNSKYLRIHRNTLPSAIPIAGLAARYLPAPRPESDKSPQQNLDRFVRALRREIVRYHNRLGVSADLRRSLGLHDRMDDTLLPDDIVEVGIADIEAKQIRFSWADDRSGRVVMDNDGRVVKLMMFGRDGRDWETTKELYGKYERIEDVAKTLQAYVNG; encoded by the exons ATGTCATCCGAATCAACTTCTCCAACCAATAGCGAACTCCTTGATCAAGAGATTATAGCGCTTAAAGAACAAG CCGCTGCTTTGCGCAAGTCGCTCAAAATCGAAACATCAACAATTCTTGCTGCGCCCTCGACACAAGCTTTTCTCGTCCTATCTAAGAATTCTCTATCATCTCGGAATATCCCATCCCGTACGAAACTACTGAGCGAAGCCGACAAACAGAAAGCATATAACCAGCAATGTCTTTATCGTATAGGCAGCTCTGTCACTGCTTTTAAGGTCCAAGACCCTGATCCCAACGCAGTTGACGGAGGGCATGTCCTTGGCTTGCGCTTCGAAGTCATGTCGAAGAGCCAATTCCTGCTCCCTTACTATGTCATGCTCAACAGGCCCTACTTCAATTCCAAATACCTGCGCATCCACCGAAATACTCTGCCCTCTGCGATACCCATAGCCGGCTTGGCAGCCCGTTATCTTCCGGCACCACGGCCGGAGAGCGACAAGTCTCCCCAGCAGAACCTCGATCGTTTCGTCAGAGCGCTTCGAAGAGAAATCGTGCGTTATCACAACCGACTTGGTGTCTCTGCGGACCTGCGTCGAAGCCTCGGATTGCACGATAGGATGGACGATACGCTTCTGCCTGATGACATTGTCGAGGTTGGAATAGCTGATATCGAGGCCAAACAGATTCGATTCTCTTGGGCTGATGATCGAAGTGGCAGAGTTGTCATGGATAATGACGGAAGGGTTGTCAAACTTATGATGTTTGGCAGAGACGGCCGTGATTGGGAGACAACGAAGGAGCTCTACGGAAAGTACGAGCGAATCGAAGATGTGGCCAAAACCCTTCAGGCATATGTCAATGGTTGA